Proteins co-encoded in one Natronorubrum daqingense genomic window:
- a CDS encoding ABC transporter ATP-binding protein, whose translation MAAIELEGLSKHYGDVRANDDVTFSVERGEIFGYLGPNGAGKTTTIRTLLGLLSPTSGTGRLLGHDVTDEAELIEAKRKLGYLPDTPAFDETATGREILELHASITGDERSDDLLELFDPPLDRLVREYSHGNVRKLGLVTTFMHEPELVILDEPTSGLDPLMQHRFAEFLRSERQRGVTVFFSSHVLGEVRRLCDRVGIIRNGRLVAVEPVESLLDRSGKVVRVRAVEGIPIETFAIDGVHDLEATSNGFDGHRDGVDGADSEATITECTFTFTGDVNALLERLREYPLQDLSIEEAPLEDVFMRFYGEEGEGAAEETSPGDRSAETGVSDDA comes from the coding sequence ATGGCTGCGATCGAACTCGAGGGGTTGTCGAAACACTACGGAGACGTTCGCGCGAACGACGACGTGACGTTCAGCGTCGAGCGCGGCGAAATTTTTGGCTACCTCGGGCCAAACGGTGCCGGGAAGACCACGACGATACGCACGCTCCTAGGCTTACTCTCGCCGACGTCCGGCACGGGTCGATTGCTCGGTCACGACGTAACGGACGAAGCCGAACTTATCGAAGCAAAACGAAAACTCGGCTACCTCCCCGACACTCCGGCGTTCGACGAAACCGCGACCGGGCGAGAGATCCTCGAGTTACACGCCTCGATCACCGGCGACGAACGCAGCGACGACCTCCTCGAGTTGTTCGATCCGCCGCTCGATCGGCTCGTCCGCGAGTACTCACACGGAAACGTTCGAAAACTCGGGCTGGTGACGACGTTCATGCACGAACCGGAGCTCGTGATTCTTGACGAACCCACGAGCGGCCTCGATCCGCTGATGCAACACCGATTCGCCGAGTTTCTACGAAGCGAGCGCCAGCGGGGCGTGACCGTCTTTTTCTCCTCGCACGTGCTCGGCGAAGTCAGACGGCTCTGTGATCGTGTCGGGATTATTCGAAACGGTCGTCTCGTCGCCGTCGAACCGGTGGAATCCCTCCTCGATCGAAGCGGGAAGGTCGTCCGGGTTCGTGCCGTCGAAGGAATCCCGATCGAGACGTTCGCGATCGACGGCGTTCACGACCTCGAGGCGACGTCGAACGGATTCGACGGACACCGCGACGGTGTCGACGGAGCCGATTCGGAAGCGACGATCACCGAGTGTACGTTTACGTTCACGGGCGACGTCAACGCGTTACTCGAGCGCCTTCGCGAGTATCCCCTCCAGGATCTCTCGATCGAAGAAGCGCCCCTCGAGGACGTTTTCATGAGATTCTACGGTGAAGAAGGGGAGGGAGCGGCGGAAGAGACGAGTCCGGGGGACCGCTCGGCTGAAACCGGGGTGAGCGACGATGCTTGA
- a CDS encoding class I SAM-dependent methyltransferase: MREFSEDYLRRTREGMWDDSREALETLSLESHDRILDVGCGTGELSRVLRTEMASGATLVGCDVDTDLLEVAAERGADSSSFLAGNALELPFPDDTFDLVVCQALLINLPDPTAALAEFARVSRDLVAAVEPNNADVSLDSSVPAEDSLERRARRAYLAGVSTDVALGADAREAFETAGLDVCETRRYDHVRTVEPPYSEGALLAARRKATGAGLADDRETLLSGPLTEPEYDELRGAWREMGRTVVEQMDDRAYRRSESVPFYVTVGRV, translated from the coding sequence GTGCGCGAGTTCTCCGAGGACTACCTCCGCCGAACCCGCGAGGGCATGTGGGACGACTCTCGCGAAGCGCTCGAGACCCTCTCGCTCGAGTCCCACGACCGAATTCTCGATGTGGGTTGTGGAACCGGCGAGTTGAGCCGCGTGTTGCGTACGGAGATGGCCTCTGGGGCAACCCTCGTCGGCTGTGACGTCGATACGGATTTACTCGAGGTGGCCGCCGAGCGCGGGGCCGACTCGAGTTCGTTTCTCGCGGGGAACGCACTCGAGTTGCCGTTCCCCGACGACACGTTCGACCTCGTCGTCTGTCAGGCGCTGTTGATCAACCTGCCGGATCCGACGGCCGCACTCGCCGAGTTCGCCCGTGTCTCACGCGACCTGGTCGCGGCCGTCGAACCGAACAACGCCGACGTGAGCCTCGACTCGAGCGTGCCCGCGGAAGATTCTCTCGAACGACGGGCCAGACGGGCCTATCTGGCGGGCGTCTCGACCGACGTCGCGTTAGGTGCCGACGCGCGTGAGGCGTTCGAGACCGCCGGACTCGACGTGTGTGAAACGCGACGCTACGATCACGTTCGAACGGTCGAACCGCCCTACAGCGAGGGAGCGCTGCTCGCGGCGCGACGAAAAGCGACCGGGGCGGGATTGGCCGACGACCGCGAGACGCTCCTGTCGGGACCGCTGACCGAACCCGAATACGACGAGTTGCGCGGTGCGTGGCGAGAGATGGGCCGAACCGTCGTCGAGCAGATGGACGACCGCGCGTATCGCCGCAGCGAATCCGTTCCGTTCTACGTCACCGTCGGTCGCGTCTAA
- the ncsA gene encoding tRNA 2-thiolation protein NcsA — MDCNRCGEDAIMHAAYSGAHLCTDHFRESVEKRVRRRVRRDDLVPHEATPENPQTWVIGLSGGKDSVVLTQILSETFADDPRIELVGLTIHEGIEGYRDKSLEACVDLTEDLEIPHEVVSYEEEFGIQMDDVVEDDPENMAACAYCGVFRRDVLSRYADELEADLLLTGHNLDDEAQTALMNFLEGDVEQVAKHFDASLGPLSERDEQDEFVPRAKPLRDVPEKEVALYAHVNDLPAHITECPHSSEAYRGEIQQLLYDLEENHPGTRHSILSGYEELGAITSEEFSGEDGADLRNCAECGSTTTREICRKCSLLESLV; from the coding sequence ATGGACTGCAACCGGTGTGGGGAGGACGCGATCATGCACGCGGCGTACTCCGGGGCACACCTCTGTACCGATCACTTTCGCGAGTCGGTCGAAAAGCGGGTGCGAAGACGGGTCCGCCGAGACGACCTCGTCCCTCACGAGGCGACGCCGGAGAACCCCCAGACGTGGGTAATCGGCCTCTCCGGTGGCAAGGACAGCGTCGTCCTCACGCAGATCCTCTCCGAGACGTTCGCCGACGACCCCCGCATCGAACTCGTCGGGTTGACGATTCACGAGGGTATCGAGGGCTATCGCGATAAGAGCCTCGAAGCCTGTGTCGATCTCACCGAAGACCTCGAGATTCCCCACGAAGTCGTCAGCTACGAAGAGGAATTTGGTATTCAGATGGACGACGTGGTTGAAGACGACCCCGAAAACATGGCCGCCTGTGCCTACTGTGGCGTCTTCCGGCGAGACGTGCTCTCTCGCTACGCCGACGAACTTGAGGCCGACTTGCTGTTGACCGGGCACAATCTAGACGACGAGGCCCAGACCGCCCTGATGAACTTCCTCGAAGGAGATGTCGAGCAGGTCGCGAAACACTTCGACGCGAGCCTCGGTCCCCTCTCAGAACGCGACGAACAGGACGAGTTCGTCCCGCGGGCCAAACCGTTGCGCGACGTTCCCGAGAAGGAAGTCGCCTTGTACGCCCACGTCAACGACCTTCCCGCCCACATTACCGAGTGTCCCCACTCGAGCGAAGCCTACCGCGGCGAGATACAGCAGTTACTCTACGATCTCGAGGAGAATCACCCCGGGACCCGCCACTCGATTCTCTCGGGCTACGAAGAACTCGGTGCGATCACCTCTGAGGAATTCAGCGGCGAGGACGGCGCTGATTTGCGAAACTGTGCCGAGTGCGGGTCGACCACGACGCGAGAGATTTGCCGAAAGTGCTCGCTTCTCGAGTCGCTCGTCTAA
- a CDS encoding ABC transporter permease subunit produces MLELARYDGRHRLKGSFYLSIAMSLLAVVVIWIYPSFSDSFEDVDEEFLQAYPDQIIQLFDIQTMTSLEGFLAFELYIFGWVILLGLYLAYLGAGSIADDVERGRMDILLSMPVSRTRVVTEKFLSLSVPIVAVNVVTPVVVYAAALAVGESLSAADLAALHALSIPYLFACAGIGVIASVAVDRTSIAQRIALGVTFGLFMLESLLVDTDYESVGAIAPMRYFDPNEVLLESTYDLTNVAVLLAMTLACLLVAQYWFSRRDIN; encoded by the coding sequence ATGCTTGAACTCGCGCGATACGATGGCCGTCACCGGCTGAAGGGAAGCTTCTACCTCTCGATCGCGATGTCGCTTTTGGCCGTCGTCGTCATCTGGATCTATCCCTCGTTCAGCGACTCCTTCGAGGACGTCGACGAGGAGTTTCTGCAGGCGTACCCCGATCAGATCATCCAACTCTTCGACATTCAGACGATGACGTCACTCGAGGGGTTTCTCGCCTTCGAACTCTACATCTTCGGGTGGGTTATTCTGCTCGGCCTCTACCTCGCTTACCTCGGCGCAGGGTCGATCGCGGACGACGTCGAACGCGGGCGAATGGATATTCTGCTTTCGATGCCGGTCTCCCGGACTCGCGTCGTCACCGAGAAGTTCCTCTCGCTTTCCGTTCCGATCGTCGCCGTCAACGTCGTCACGCCGGTCGTCGTCTACGCGGCCGCACTGGCCGTCGGTGAATCGCTCTCTGCCGCGGATCTCGCTGCGCTCCACGCGCTCTCGATTCCGTACCTGTTCGCCTGTGCCGGCATCGGCGTGATCGCCTCTGTCGCCGTCGATCGTACGAGCATCGCCCAGCGCATCGCTCTCGGCGTCACGTTCGGCCTCTTCATGCTCGAGTCGCTGCTCGTGGACACCGACTACGAATCGGTTGGGGCGATCGCTCCGATGCGCTACTTCGATCCGAACGAGGTCCTCCTCGAGAGCACGTACGACCTCACGAACGTCGCCGTGCTCCTCGCGATGACGCTCGCCTGTCTGCTCGTCGCCCAGTACTGGTTCAGTCGACGAGACATCAACTGA
- a CDS encoding alpha/beta fold hydrolase, whose product MRHRIFNEDGESELVFVMGWGNRWTHENVSWLIGKLTDAGYRVHAFELPTNIGDFKADWLEPIAEYVVEFDEEYQLLGHSAGALVAQALDGAENHVYLSPWWGYSDAYPEPVLEAVSKVPTTLPCLPVDEMDREALGELATDHQIATTPSWVSPAFVRETRLAQQDLLTIDHDAVVFCSLRDPVVSLRPIGTRVPAEHVVLYDGGHELFSSASRERHIDTLLAALEDGAAVVEESDDTDEQAHVTA is encoded by the coding sequence ATGAGACACCGGATCTTCAACGAAGACGGCGAGTCGGAACTCGTGTTCGTCATGGGCTGGGGCAACCGCTGGACCCACGAGAACGTGAGTTGGCTCATCGGAAAGCTGACTGACGCCGGCTACCGGGTCCACGCGTTCGAACTCCCGACGAACATCGGCGACTTCAAAGCCGACTGGCTCGAGCCGATCGCCGAGTACGTCGTCGAGTTCGACGAGGAGTACCAGCTCCTCGGCCACAGCGCGGGCGCACTCGTCGCTCAGGCCTTAGACGGCGCGGAAAACCACGTCTATCTCAGCCCGTGGTGGGGCTACAGCGACGCCTACCCAGAACCGGTACTCGAGGCCGTCTCGAAGGTCCCGACGACGTTGCCGTGTCTACCGGTCGACGAGATGGATCGGGAGGCACTCGGCGAACTCGCGACCGACCACCAAATCGCAACGACGCCGTCTTGGGTCTCGCCCGCATTCGTCCGAGAGACCCGTCTCGCCCAGCAGGATCTGCTGACGATCGATCACGACGCCGTCGTCTTCTGCTCGCTTCGCGACCCCGTCGTCAGTCTGCGACCGATTGGAACTCGCGTTCCCGCCGAGCACGTCGTCCTCTACGACGGCGGCCACGAACTCTTCTCCTCCGCGAGTCGCGAGCGACACATCGACACCCTCCTCGCCGCACTCGAGGACGGTGCCGCGGTCGTCGAGGAGTCCGACGACACGGACGAGCAGGCTCACGTGACCGCCTAA
- a CDS encoding DUF7344 domain-containing protein has protein sequence MPDTGMISHDEDELLETAVVVLSHPWRRFFARYATRYRSGTFLVDEFATALTDRVVGPLDLTDVQTKLRHVHLPKLADAGLLEYDLVAERISPNYELLDGALDSLRLTVEEIQHERADSEWMGID, from the coding sequence ATGCCGGATACTGGTATGATATCGCACGACGAGGACGAGTTGCTCGAAACTGCAGTCGTCGTACTCTCCCATCCGTGGCGTCGATTTTTCGCCCGATATGCCACACGATATCGTTCGGGCACGTTTCTCGTCGACGAGTTCGCTACCGCACTCACGGATCGTGTCGTCGGTCCCCTCGACCTCACAGACGTGCAAACGAAACTTCGTCACGTACACCTCCCGAAACTGGCCGACGCGGGACTCCTCGAGTACGATCTGGTTGCGGAACGAATCAGCCCTAATTACGAGCTTCTGGACGGTGCGCTCGATTCGCTTCGACTGACGGTCGAGGAGATACAACACGAACGCGCGGATAGCGAGTGGATGGGAATCGATTAA
- a CDS encoding DUF7095 family protein yields MTGFTRHDAVDRLETLVDTVEDERMPVPVREVWAVGDVALGLDPVERLDVYLTKDILLRDESAADDVLESASPPKANSVEGVGKSVRADWAAEHPEYLRANANGHAAPEQCLAAHLLEDEEPIHLEVCNASFEDNVTQRLRGAKLREDYTQLLDPRGVCLWAAGTRSEEAFRKLRESDLALPTLSAALEMLGMDEDEATTAAREVHAWREDQDGVTVRGDVV; encoded by the coding sequence ATGACTGGCTTTACCCGCCACGACGCGGTCGACCGTCTCGAGACGCTGGTCGACACGGTCGAAGACGAGCGGATGCCGGTTCCAGTGCGAGAGGTCTGGGCCGTCGGCGACGTTGCACTCGGACTCGACCCCGTCGAGCGCCTCGACGTCTACCTGACGAAGGATATCCTGTTGCGCGACGAGAGTGCGGCCGACGATGTCCTCGAGTCTGCGTCACCCCCGAAGGCTAACAGTGTCGAGGGCGTCGGGAAGTCGGTACGTGCTGACTGGGCCGCCGAGCACCCCGAGTACCTCCGGGCGAACGCGAACGGCCACGCTGCACCGGAGCAGTGTCTGGCGGCGCACCTACTCGAGGACGAGGAGCCGATTCACCTCGAGGTCTGCAACGCTTCGTTCGAGGACAACGTCACTCAGCGCCTGCGCGGGGCGAAGCTACGCGAGGACTATACCCAACTCCTCGACCCGCGCGGCGTCTGCCTCTGGGCGGCGGGGACGCGCAGCGAGGAGGCGTTCCGAAAGCTCCGAGAGAGTGACCTAGCGTTGCCGACGCTGTCGGCAGCACTCGAGATGCTCGGTATGGACGAGGACGAAGCGACGACGGCCGCACGAGAAGTACACGCGTGGCGGGAAGACCAGGACGGCGTCACGGTTCGTGGCGACGTCGTGTAA
- a CDS encoding helix-turn-helix domain-containing protein, whose protein sequence is MLLSVFWIDNPILRHTLSVAPSVTVRWEKSDITVDGVHQLLVWVHADEYEAFEAGLEDDSTIEEPHQIVCLDDRRLYRLELTCEGHQASVYPLVVEVGGVLQEVTADHDGWRFQAAFPSEDALERFHRFFRERDSSIELRRLYEEREATGRTRYGITEEQRELLVGAADEGYLDIPRACSLEELGAEFGISSNAASERFRRGVSTLVENTIHPSSSPHRY, encoded by the coding sequence ATGTTGCTCAGTGTTTTTTGGATCGACAACCCAATTTTGCGTCATACGCTTTCAGTTGCGCCGTCCGTAACCGTCCGATGGGAAAAGTCCGACATCACCGTCGATGGTGTCCACCAGTTGCTCGTTTGGGTACACGCCGATGAGTACGAGGCGTTCGAAGCGGGACTCGAGGACGATTCGACGATCGAAGAGCCACACCAAATCGTCTGCTTAGACGACCGTCGACTCTATCGCCTCGAATTGACGTGTGAAGGCCACCAGGCGAGCGTCTATCCGCTCGTCGTCGAGGTCGGTGGGGTACTCCAAGAAGTGACGGCAGATCACGACGGGTGGCGATTTCAGGCGGCATTCCCATCTGAGGACGCCCTCGAGCGCTTCCATCGCTTCTTTCGTGAACGTGATTCTAGCATCGAACTCCGTCGACTGTACGAAGAACGGGAGGCGACCGGGCGAACGCGCTACGGCATAACCGAAGAACAACGCGAACTGCTCGTCGGAGCCGCCGACGAGGGGTATCTGGACATTCCGCGAGCGTGCTCACTCGAGGAACTCGGCGCGGAGTTCGGTATCTCCTCGAACGCGGCCTCCGAGCGCTTTCGGCGCGGCGTGAGCACGCTCGTCGAGAACACGATTCATCCGTCCTCGAGTCCCCATCGATACTGA
- a CDS encoding redox-regulated ATPase YchF: MSKSYRIGLVGKPSVGKSSFFNAATMNDVPEGAYPFTTIDPSVGEAYVRVECAAPEFDEECTPNVGYCQHGTRFVPTKLVDVAGLIPGAHEGNGLGNQFLSDLNETDVLVHVVDFSGETDLEGEPTEGHDPRDDIAFLEEELDQWYLGVLEKGINRYESGYTTEDDAIEEELAEQMSAFKTNEDEIKRLIRRTDVGFEPEEWGDEDKLELAREVRKETKPMVIAANKMDTPEAQDNYEEITGDPDYEHLTIVPCSAHAEKALKSAEKAGVIDYRPGDDDFEILDDVSSDQEDGLEQIRDFLDAYGATGVQAALETALFDVLGVTPVFPGGANGLGNERGEVLPDCYLIPPNSSAEDFAYSLHSDIGDGFLHAIDCRSNRQLGKDYEVESRDVIEIITTN, from the coding sequence ATGAGCAAGAGTTACCGGATCGGACTCGTCGGCAAACCCTCCGTCGGCAAGTCCTCCTTTTTCAACGCCGCGACAATGAACGACGTGCCCGAGGGTGCCTACCCCTTCACGACCATCGACCCGAGCGTCGGCGAGGCCTACGTTCGCGTCGAGTGTGCGGCCCCCGAATTCGACGAGGAGTGTACGCCGAACGTCGGCTACTGCCAGCACGGCACCCGATTCGTTCCGACGAAACTCGTCGACGTCGCTGGGTTGATCCCCGGCGCTCACGAAGGCAACGGGCTTGGCAATCAGTTCCTCTCGGATCTCAACGAGACCGACGTGCTCGTCCACGTCGTCGACTTCTCGGGGGAGACCGACCTCGAGGGCGAACCCACCGAGGGTCACGACCCGCGCGACGACATCGCCTTCCTCGAGGAGGAACTCGACCAGTGGTACCTCGGCGTCCTCGAGAAGGGGATCAATAGGTACGAATCCGGGTATACGACCGAAGACGACGCCATCGAGGAAGAGCTCGCCGAACAGATGAGCGCGTTCAAGACGAACGAAGACGAGATCAAGCGACTGATCCGGCGGACGGACGTCGGTTTCGAACCCGAGGAGTGGGGCGACGAGGACAAACTCGAGTTGGCCCGCGAAGTTCGAAAGGAGACCAAGCCCATGGTCATCGCGGCGAACAAGATGGACACGCCCGAGGCACAGGACAACTACGAGGAGATTACGGGCGACCCCGACTACGAGCACCTGACGATCGTCCCCTGTAGCGCACACGCCGAGAAAGCGCTCAAATCGGCCGAGAAAGCCGGCGTTATCGACTATCGACCCGGCGACGACGACTTCGAGATTCTGGACGATGTCTCGAGCGACCAAGAAGACGGCTTAGAGCAGATCCGCGACTTCCTCGACGCCTACGGCGCGACGGGCGTGCAGGCGGCCCTCGAGACCGCGCTCTTCGACGTGCTCGGTGTGACGCCGGTGTTCCCCGGTGGTGCGAACGGATTGGGGAACGAACGAGGCGAGGTGCTTCCCGACTGCTACCTGATCCCGCCGAACTCGAGTGCGGAGGACTTCGCGTACAGCCTGCACTCCGA
- a CDS encoding deoxyribonuclease IV codes for MKVGAHVSISGSRVSSDDETPPYDDIRNAVHRQLAFGGNCGQVFTTSPQVWAQPEISDEAASGFQAETDDELEGPWVIHSSYLVNLCTPKDDLRRKSKESMQAELDAAERLDIPYVNVHLGAHTGAGVEGGLDNAASLIDELDVPEGVQILIESDAGSGTKLGGEFSELAGIIDRTETDIGICIDTAHTLVAGNDLTTPEAVDETVGRFDDEVGLEHLEYIHLNDSKHDVGTHKDEHAHIGEGYIGEDGMKAIVNHPDLRELPFALETPTEDGRGFAWNIEKVKELREDG; via the coding sequence ATGAAGGTCGGCGCACACGTATCCATCTCCGGCTCGCGCGTCTCGTCCGACGACGAAACACCGCCCTACGACGACATTCGGAACGCGGTCCACCGACAACTCGCCTTCGGCGGCAACTGCGGCCAGGTCTTTACCACCTCGCCGCAGGTCTGGGCACAACCCGAGATCAGCGACGAGGCTGCCTCAGGCTTTCAAGCGGAAACCGACGACGAACTCGAGGGGCCGTGGGTCATCCACTCGTCCTATCTGGTCAACCTCTGTACCCCCAAAGACGACCTCCGACGGAAGTCCAAAGAGAGCATGCAGGCGGAACTCGACGCCGCCGAGCGACTGGACATTCCGTACGTCAACGTCCACCTCGGCGCGCACACGGGTGCCGGCGTCGAAGGCGGCCTCGACAACGCGGCGAGTCTCATCGACGAACTCGACGTTCCCGAGGGTGTTCAGATCCTCATCGAATCCGACGCCGGCAGCGGGACGAAACTCGGCGGCGAGTTCTCCGAACTCGCGGGTATCATCGACCGTACCGAGACCGATATCGGCATCTGCATCGACACCGCGCACACGCTCGTCGCGGGCAACGACCTCACGACGCCCGAGGCCGTCGACGAGACGGTCGGCCGTTTCGACGACGAGGTCGGCCTCGAGCACCTCGAGTACATCCACCTCAACGACTCGAAACACGACGTGGGCACGCACAAAGACGAACACGCCCACATCGGCGAGGGCTACATCGGCGAGGACGGCATGAAAGCCATCGTGAACCACCCCGACCTCCGCGAGTTGCCGTTCGCACTCGAGACGCCGACCGAGGACGGCCGCGGCTTCGCTTGGAACATCGAGAAAGTCAAAGAACTCCGAGAAGACGGCTGA